In Phragmites australis chromosome 18, lpPhrAust1.1, whole genome shotgun sequence, the genomic window taatattaaaaatttcctatatattgttgctctttgtttgtaggatttttactggaacactcGGATACAGATGGATCGTAACTTGACTTCAATCTGACATCTTCTTTCCCAGCAGTGGGGGTACACATTACTTGATCTCAATGCAGGAAGGTCCAGAAAGGAACATACTAGTCACACCTTAAGTTTTAGTGGGATAATAACAGTTTCGTTATTTACAGAAGTCCAATAGAACTTCCGTttgaagcaacagctagtgTGCTCATTTATGAactgaatcattttgatgtgatatttggagttgaaattttgCATATCAGCTATGCATATAatggtatttgatgtaattttagaaatacatgtagtttgaattaatgtattaagtgtttatcgtgacttaaacattaaaaaaatggaTGCATGCGCATATGATGCATTTTGGattgtacatttttttttgctgtcgagtatctatcagtgccggttctattttagaactaacactgataatcagtattagTACCGGTTCCCAACAGAAAACCAATACTGATTATTCATTATCGGTGTTGGTTCGTGGAtgaaactagcactgatagtgatttttagtgCCAGTTCCATACCCAGCACTAATAGTCattgactatcagtaccgagtaatcagtgtcggttcaaaacccgccactgatgacgattttgaaccgacactgatgaggtattATGCAGTAGTGACAACTTCTACTTCTGGTAAAAAAAAGTGTCATTTTGGGTAAATTTTCACTTAAGTTAGTTCAAGTAAAATTACACTTGGTGAAACCTCTACTTATATTTGTCGCATTTCATGCACACATTCTCCCTGGTCGATAttaagtgagaaaaaataattaattttcaGAGCAAACTGATCGAATGTATTTCTTCATGTTGTTTACTATGTATATTCCTTCAATCTTCATTTTATATGGATGAAGTAAAATTTAAAAGATAAAATGTGTGTATATCAGCTGTTTTCTTGGTATAATGGCTATAGCAGTTATGCAACATATATAATAAACCTTTTGTTACAGTCACCCTTTATCAATTTCGATAGAACTTTTGACATGAAATGTACTGGCAGAGAAATATTAACGTAGCTAGTAAGTATGTAGTAGATGACAGAGATACCAAATTAGTTGACCCAGTGAGCAGTAATAGAGCATGGGTTTAGTTCTATGTCGGACATTTGGAACGGAAAAGTATTGTATGACCTTATATACTGAAAACAAACCATAATACCGAATAACTTATTTGGGTGGTGAGATACTGAGATATGTTATATCCAGCGTTTTCCCAGACATATATACCTAGGCTGAAACTTACATGTACTTCTGTACACAGAGAAATAAAGCAAACGTCACTAGAGGTTACATGAACTATGTTTTTATGGTATCAAACGTGAGTGCCTTTTGACAGTACTTGCACTATATAACGTTGAAAACGCATGGGTAACATCAAAGATCAAAATCTACGCATGATTTATCTCTTTACTCCATTCCAGCTTTCGTGATGAACGTGTCTCATGCACAAGACCTGTTATGTTAGGTTACCATGGTACAAACTTAACAGTACTTGATCTTAATTGTGAATAACTATATAACGAATTTCATACATAATTTGTGGGTCTTGGAAGATTTATTACTTTTCAGTTTgaagacaatttttttttacaaaatttggGGGTCTTGGACGACTATCCAAACGAATCAAATTAATTCCATGCATGTGTCGAAGTAGTGAAGTTAGATTATAGGTAGACTCTTCACCAATGTTACAACACCAAGAAAATAATGTTCCGtccatacatatatatgtaagtaTGTAAACTAAActataataaaagaaaaagatatgACAAACAAGGGGTGAAAGTTAAAGAATGCAACTGGGCTTTGGGAAGGAGCAAATTGAATATCATGTCAGAAAATGTCAAATATCAGAAGACAAAAATGATTATATGCTCCACACTTCAAGTTCTTCTATTGATCATCATAACTATATATCATTATAAAGGTCCATTTAGAAACCAAAATTATAACTAAATATGCGCGTGACATCAAAATATGAACATGATGCATAGTGTCTGCAAAATTCATTAcacctataactattttgatatggATTAAACATATACTGCTACTGCCCAAGATGGACACTAAAGAAATTATATTAACTAACATCACCGCATGACGGTTTACATGAAATACCAGTGCAAATGGAATTTCAGTCCATCTAACACACTACAGTTAACTAAAATTTTCTAATCTGATTTAGCAGAATATAAAACTACTGAGACCATTACAGATATATCTTCACGAACAGAAACGTATACAATGCATTCTTATTGAcgcaggcatgcatgcatgcaatcgAATTTTTGCAACTAGCTAGAGagttaaaaaaaggaaaaaacacaaTATATAATACAGctcttgtttatttttttcatgcTAAGAATCAGTACAGGCGCAGGCTACTCCTCTACCTTGCTTAGGTAAGCATGATACGCTGGACATCATACGGACGGCGTAGTAGCTAGCTATAGGTAGACGATAGAGGTCGTCATGCACAGCTTTTTTCGATGGCCGGTTTGGCCGCAGTGTCCTCTCTGGGAACTCTCCAACCCAAATCCTCCTTTCTTTACTGAATTATTTTTGCCCTCTTGATGCATAGAATTCAGCACCTCACCACTCGTGACTGATCATGGCACTGAATACCTTGCACCAATATTTCCATCCTACCTCTATCTCAATTCTCaactatttttttgaaataaaaaataaaatcccAATTCTCAACTCTCAAGAGAACACGTACAAACAAATATGAGAGGAAGTTTTCTTCCTGGATTTTATCTCTTGAATCCAGACAAGATTGCAAAACTAGTTAGTGACAAACTGCTAATACCAAGTAACCGACCAATAAATGTGAGTGTATCTCTGAAGGGAACTCTGATGGATCGATCACATGATATAGCTAGTCAACACGCTTGTGACAGATCGACTTTGATCGGTTGCCACCATGACATAACACGTACGCAAGCCAGCAAAGCTAGTACAacacatcatgcatgcatggagaattttattatatatatatatagtagtacTCTACCGCCCCTAAGATTTTTTTGGTTCCTTGAATTTTCCTCAGATAAAAAAGGATAACAGTACAAAACCCCGAAGAAATTAAGAGACATGCATGGTGGTAAAATTGGCACAAACCCTAGCTAATCTTATTAATTAGTTTTGATTTCATAAAACATCAACACCAGATAGAACGAACACATACTAGCTATAGCTATCCTCACAACAAGAACAATTAAGATCAAATcaaaattacctctctagtcaTCCATCCATCCCTAGTTAATCCGCTACAAGCTTTAATTTCCTTCAATGCATTCCATGGCTGCTTTGGCCGGCGCTGGTGAACCCGAAACCTAGGGCAGCATGTGCGCCTCCCATCGACGACGAGGATGACGGCGATGCCGGCCCGTGGATATCCACGGGCCTCACAAGTCCAGCCCAATCAATGAGCGGCCCGGGACCCAGCGGGAGAAATGGCCCGCCAGGTCGCCCTGGTGGGCCGACGACCGAGGTGCTGGGTCCAGCTGCACCTCCAGCAGCTGCCCCGGCAGGGTATTGCTGGGGTGGCTGGTGCTGGAGATCCTGGACCTGGCGCTTGAGGAACTTGATGTAGCGGATGGCCTCGTCGAGCATGGATGCGGTGTCCATCTTGGTGCCCCCCGGGACGAGGCGCTGGAGGATGCGGATGCGCTCGCTGATCCGCTCGCGGCGGTGGCGGGCGGCGACGCTCTGAGGGTCGTCGCTGATGCGGACGTTGCGGCGGCGCGGCCTCTTGATGGTGGCCGGGTCGATGTcgaccggctgcatggcggcgaTCCGGTACATCATCTCCTTCATGGCGCCGAGCTCCTCCTCGAcgtcctcggcgccggcgccgcgctcctcctggcccccggccgcctCCTGCCTCATCTCGTCCGGATcgtggtggtgctcctgctgctcGTGGCCGCTGCTGTACTCATGGTGCCGGTGATGAGAAGAGGGGTCGATGTCAAGGCCAAGAGCGTGGCGGCGGTGGTGAGgcaggaagagagaggaagaaggagaaggttCTAAGATcggatggtggtggtggtggtggtgatgaggaGGATGGAGAGGAGGGTGGTGGTGAGAGGAGGAGACGTTGAAGGGCGGCGGAGCCGAGGTGGGGTGGCTGTCGAAGAGGAGAGGGTGGTGGTGGCTGCCGAGACTCATGTCCAAATCCCATGAGCAGCTGCTGCTGGAGTTGTGCGTGATGTTGTCCATGCCGGTGCCACGCACTGCCTCCTCCCTGCTCTAGCTAGATGCTGTAGATGAGACGATGAGCTCCTCCTCCAAAGTGCATCTGTGACCCGGCTACAAACCTACCTAGCTAGGATGAGAAGCTGGTGTTggctcagagagagagagagaatggccACATAAAGGAAGGCTTTATAGGGGAATGGAGGTGGGGAGGAAGGGAGCTGAAGGAGACTGAGAAGGCTAGCTTGAGGTTAAAAAGATATGGTGTAGGTATCAAGTGAGGTTTCAGCAAATTTTAACAGCATTGGCAAAAGGCTGAAGAGATAGAAACTGTAAACTTGTCATGGTGCTGTAGATCAGGCTATATCCATTGCATGCTTAGAGGACGGGGAAAAGTTTGCTTCCGCCGCTACCCTATTGACAATCTCCAATTCTCCATATAAAAAATAGTGTAGCTCTTGTCCCATGTTATCACTTTTCACAGCTTCTCTTTTATATACATGCTAGTTGCTATTATATCCGTTTTTATATTGATATCATTCTAAATATGTCTaattaaattttagaaactttgatTATTAATACACACAAAACTATTATaatttagcatataaaaataatattagtaaatttgttatgaaaatattttaatatcatctaatttttatcaacttctACCCAGAAgtaattattaaaaataatagtcaaacgTGATTATTGAAGACCGTATTGATAACCTAAACGATAAATAAAAGAGAATAGAGATGCTATTTTTTGACTTAATCTCTTTTAACACTGTCATAACAGTTATAAGTTTTGTACACAAATTATAGTACTGGCCATCGGGATTCTCGTGGGCACATCTTTGTTTGGTTCCTTATTTctctttgttcttttttcttgcCAACTATCTTTGACCACCGTCAGCTAGCAGCTACACCTGTGTACCTAGGCCGTGAATAGCAGCAAATCACTGAGTAGCTGCCGCTGGTGTTCCAGGACTGGGATTGTATACATCACCCTTGAAAAATAAGAAGTATGTTCATATTGCTAGAAGCACTTGACAATGTCCACCATTACAAAGTAAGTGTGTAACTATTTATTTACTTAATCCAATCCGTTGCACTGATTGGTACTCCGTCCGTCCATTCACTGCAGCAGAACACGATATTTGTGACGGTTTAAAATCGTTATCAGTGATGAATTTTGAGTCACCATTGATTACTTAGCATTAATAGATGCTAGATCTGAAATCGGCACTAAAAaccatatcagtgtcggttggagccaccaaccggcactaatatagTTTTTCCCGATTCAAACTTTTGGGGGTAAAAAAagcaagaattttttttcaaccaGAGGTACCTGACCAGTCACGCTGCTCTCCTGACCGTACAAATCACATGGGCAACCATGACTCAAACTCATGACCTCACAGCAGGCCCTCGTGCGTGACCGCTCTAACCATCTCTGCTATCGTTCGTTCTCAattataatagcaaaatcaatccttttgacatcttttgACTGAACATTTGAATAAGTTtatggatatctaaatgacctcaaataaaaaactgatcaactatacaaagttgtagatctcgtcgagatctataacttttatataaagtttgtctctatctGATTTTGTATGAAAACGTTATGAATCTTTTAAGATGAGGTGTCATCGAACACAGCTGAAattttgttaagattatttaggcatttaaatgatctcaaattataaagttatcaactacaaagttgtacatctcgtcgagatctacattttcatataaagtttttccccaccCGACTTCGtgtaaaaaagttatgatttttttaagataagctgtgacagtagcaatcatcagtgtcagttcgtgGTTAATCAATGTCAATTCGTGGCTagagtgccggttcttagcggcTCACTTATTATTCGCGCGTGTAAacttaagaaccggcactgatatatctTAAATTTCGATTCCAGTACAATGATCCTGATATGCCGTTATTTTTGACCCATTCTGTAGTAGTAATTTCTATAatgtgaaatttttttgttgaacttaaACTAAAAAATTTACCATGACCACGTGAATGTAAGTTGAAACGCAAATCTAGCAAACCACTTTTCTATCACTAAACCAATATATAACTAACCCAATTCTATGTCAAAACGTACAGAGTTTGAAGCTTAAAATACATGTGCGTCTTATAAGTTTGGATGAAGTGGGTATTCTATTTTCAATTGAACATTATTTGTCGATTACTCAGGGCCGCGCCTCGTATTACAATTGATTCTCGAAAGCATTTATATTTCTGTACAATCTACATGAATCTAGAGGTATGTACATGTACAGGTGCAGAAGCCATATTGTTTTTCTAATCGACTGCTTAAAGCCATGTACTCTTAGATATAATAGCGAAATCTTACTGGCACTCATTAAATTTCATGAGGCAAGCTACATTCTGTGATGCAAGTTattagagcaactccaacaaATCATCTATAATACACCATTCAGATCCTTATAAGAATTGTTATCTATAAAAATTCCCCTTTTATATTACTTCACCACTCCAACAATACATCCATATTTCatcttttatattttctctACTATTTTTTGATAGTATTATATAACTagcaataattttagaaataataCATTactttatatgaatattcatgaatttttcgtgatttttgggaattaaatttaCCCCGTAAAAATTCAAAGAAAGTACAAAAATACtcaaatttagagaatttttatttaaaatttgtaagagatttttagtgggaactaattaaaataggttctttgttatttattctattagtAAAAAATGGGAATGATTTTAGGAACTCAATAAAGtcattttttgaatttgtgaaagagaagagaagaaataaaGTTTTAAAGTACCACATCTGAAGTGTGTGATCGCATGAATGGTGTGTCGGCAAAATAGAGTGTCATATAGAAGGTCTGTTGAAgactttttttaagaaaatggATAAAATAGGGATGAAGAGTGGAATAGAAGGAATTTTAAGATGCTCTTAGCACatctaaggccatctccaagagaGTCCTCAAATCTCACTTTTCCcgtgctacagtgttttgcggtgtactgtagcactggaaattcatctccaacggatcctctatccagtgatacagtgctgctacagtagaaaaaataaaggatgctgtaatagtgatagaggatgctgtaatagtgttttgaggatgaaaatttgaagtagctgttgaagatggtctaataCGTTAGATCTTCTCAAGAGGATCATCTTGTTTGTACGGTGCACCTCTCTCTTGCCCGAAGAAATCTTCTCATCCCTCAAGCATATTTATTGCAGAAGAGAGTCGATGGATGGGGTTAGGTAGGAGAAGATGGAAGATAGCCATGCGTGGTAACTAGTAAGTAGGGTGAGGTGGTGGGGTCAACTCATGATGGATATGGTGGTTACTAAATATGGCAATGGTGATGCATGAGAGCAATAGAATAATATAAGCAGAGGACTGCagcaggagaagaagaagaaagaggacgcaTGCATATGCAAGGCTGATGTGTGTGGGAGTACCAGTAGCAGTTTCAATCAAAGAGCCTGCACCCTCGTGAAGGTCCTGCAGGCTTTCACGCATCCCTAGGTCTCatcgctctctcctctctttctcctatCTGTATTCTTCCTCCTCTCAGGTTTCATCACTGTTCCCTTAGCTTGTCACTTGCCCATGGTACAAACTAGATCCAATTTAAGGCACCGTTGGAAATGCTGGAATTTAATTTAGGGCACTGTTAGAATTTTCTTGATGCCTATAGGAATTGATCAGTTTCTAGTGATATTTGTTAAGATTCATGTGAAACTCCTACGATGTACATATGTCGTCGTCCCAAACAGGCTGCCCTTCAGTTTTCTCGCTAAAAATTTCTATCTTTACGGTATGTCCAGCATTTTAGTTATGAAATGAAACCACTAATATCAATTGTGTTGGCAGTGGTGTTAGATTTATACGGGTGCAGACTCATTAGGAGAAGCTTGTTTGCACTGAAGGCATTATGGGCTGTTTAGTTCTCATCCTGAAGAGGTCAAGCTAAAATTTAGTCATATTAAAACTAAGATCATGTCAAAATTTTGACCGGCAAAAAATTGGAACAGCTATTTTTAAGGTTAAAATCTGGCCTAACTTAATTTGCTATATAACCAAATTGAAGCCAAAATTTCTAAACATGATTAATTTTAGCTTGGCTTCTGAAAAGTAAGAACCAAACAGTCCCTTAACCCCTATGATACTGAAATATAGGTATTCTACTACAATTTAAATCGTTCAATATTGAATGGGAGCATGAACCTCCATGTTTCTTGTGGACAAGATGAGAGGTGATGCACATATCTCTCTCTGCCCATTCTCTCTCTCATGAATGACGAATGCAAGCATTGAATTCCTAGGTTTCCTGCTACAACCAATGTACACCTTCTCTCCGTGGGTAGACAAGCAGTTGCTTCCTACAGATAGCCACCGCTTGCTAGCCCTCTAATCACCGTTCTTTTCAAGTTTACATGCTCCATAATGCAATTATCCTCTACTCCATAGTCGGTATTTGCATTGACAATGCAAAGATTCTGTTCCATGAGCACTACCTATTCTCATGAGAGTTGTGCAGATTCTCCCCCATCCCATGTATTTTTAAAGATGTACTCCATCTCTCTGTCCATTTTCATAAGACATATTTTTGttatgaaaaaataagagagattATGTTCCATGAACATTACTTCAAGGAAGATTTCGAtatttaatttctcttataatatattatcggtaattataaaatcaacatcatattaaagcactttgaaatatgaatctattgATACAACTTCAATACACTAAGCATGCATATAATGAGACTAATTGTTAGTCAAAACAAACAAGCTTTAacttttttaaatcaaaatatgCCTTATAAAAAAGTGGACGGGGTACATGCTAGCTAGCAAGAATAGAAAGACTAAGTTAATTTTGTCAAAGTACAAGTGACTTTAGGAGTAGGAGTCAACTGGTCGATTCATATTATAGGTCAATGAATTTGTATTGACCACCAAACCGTcttaaaaatatatgcatgcatatacaGTGATCTCCATACTGCTTTTATATCTAAATAGAGATAAATCTTGCTGTTTCCTCAAATGGAAACAAGGTAGACATGCATGCAGACAAGATATGCTTGTGTTAACCTAAACAAATGGCACGTGCTTTGTGATCGAATAATCGACTATATATCTATTGATTGCATGACTATCTCTTGAACTTTGGGATAATAAATCAATCAGTTACCACTAGACCAGATTATTAACAATGTTATCCTGCAGGGATGCAGGTAGTACTTACAAGGGATCTCATTTCAAAGTGTTGGAGCAATTTGGAATCAAGACAAACGTGGCCATCACACCCCAGTTGCAGTTGGGTCCTCATCTAAGCTGGCtgagacatgcatgcatgcatgttttctAAATTAATCATCTCTGCACTAGTTTAATTTCTTATCTAAGCTAGCTGCAGTCGAGTCTCTGTACGACGAAGGTGTAGTCAAGTTAACAGGACAGCTACCTTCACTTGAACATAGCTGATACGTACAACATCATGTCGATCATATATATCTCTGGATTCAATCCACAGATAACCTTCCATACATGGTTctctctaaatatgagcatgcaATCCCTAGCTAGATTAGGTAATGTTCTTAGTTAATCGTCATTATATATACAAACCAACATAGTATGCACCGAATTGAAGAAACATTGCTGTGCTTTCTCTAAAAGAAAGTCTTCTAAAATAGTATTATCATTTGCCTCTTTGCATCGAATTGAAGAAACATTGCTGTGCTTTCTCTAAAAGAAAGTCTTCTAAAATAGTATTATCATTTGCCTCTTTTAAGGCAAGTAGTTGCTTTTGAACAAAGCATCTCGGCGCAGCATGGAGCCCTGGTTAAGCTGCTCTAGCTACAGTGgtctcttccttttctttttctcctttttcacCCCCACACCACGAAAGTCCCGCTGACAGTAAATATTATCAAAAGCTCACTCCAGCACGCACGTTTGGCAATGCTTGCGTGACCGGTCCTTTGATCACAAAAGGAAACCCCACAACCAGCTTGCTGGTCGTGGTGAAGGTATTCCCCTAACCGGTCTGATCTCATTTAACG contains:
- the LOC133899820 gene encoding transcription factor HEC3-like codes for the protein MDNITHNSSSSCSWDLDMSLGSHHHPLLFDSHPTSAPPPFNVSSSHHHPPLHPPHHHHHHHHPILEPSPSSSLFLPHHRRHALGLDIDPSSHHRHHEYSSGHEQQEHHHDPDEMRQEAAGGQEERGAGAEDVEEELGAMKEMMYRIAAMQPVDIDPATIKRPRRRNVRISDDPQSVAARHRRERISERIRILQRLVPGGTKMDTASMLDEAIRYIKFLKRQVQDLQHQPPQQYPAGAAAGGAAGPSTSVVGPPGRPGGPFLPLGPGPLIDWAGLVRPVDIHGPASPSSSSSMGGAHAALGFGFTSAGQSSHGMH